Within Colias croceus chromosome 10, ilColCroc2.1, the genomic segment TTTAAATTCACCTGTAAAGGTCTCGGCTGTTTCCTCGACAGATACACTCGCACCGCATCCATAGCATCTCCCAATTCTTCATATCCCAGTTTCAGCCGAGTTGCTAGTGGTGTCATGGCTTCTAGCGCGGTTAGTTGCAACTTGAATGACGGTGATGTGCGATATACGGAGCCGCTGTCCTTGAGGTGGCTCTCGTTGGAAAGCCGGGAGAGCTGGGAGTATATGCGCGGCAGGACCTCCCTGGAATTTGAGAAAAATTGTATGTTACAAGGTTGGAAAATGTAGTTGAGTGgtgaatacttttttttaatctatataagATAGAAGTCGCGAAATTATCGTAAATATGTTGAATGaagttagattttttttaggtaATGAGACGCTCGTGATGGTCACGTGCGTCTATATAGGCGTGGTAGAACATccataaaaatggcaaatcatcatacatttaataaacattaaggAGAAACcttgaaaataatcattacaTTGATTGATGTTTCAAAACAATGGTAGGTACATAGTTATAGATTGGTTAACGTTTCGATTCATAGTACAAAAATCCATACAAAGTTAACTACTTTGTGTTTGCTGTCTAATCTACCTTAAAACGTGTGAAATCTACCTTTAAAACGTGTTATAATCAATAAACGTAACTAGATCactaattaacataaaaaggCACATACTTAACAGTCCGCTGCCTGATAAAATCCTCAGAAAGTTCAGCGAGTGTCACCAGAAGCTCTAGAGCGCTTCTCATAACCGCAGTATCCGTGTCTTCAAACTTGGTTACTAAAGGTCCCCAGGTCAAATGCACTAGAGGTAGTAACTCGTCTTCATAGTCCTTTAGCACGGGCAAGCCCACGTGGATCACTTGTATGGCTAGAATGGCGTCATCTCGCTTCTTTGTTGGTATGAAGTTGATGCAGCGCTTTAGTATTGTTTTCGCGACTTCTACGTGTCGAGGGAGGGGTGGTGTTTCCTCTGTGAAGGATTTTATTGTTTAGGGCTTTTTGTGGAATTGACGGatggtgaaaaaaaaaaaatgtcaaggAATTAAAAGTTTGATAAAGAAATTTTagtttttgcaaaaaaaaatatattttaatcgtgGAATTAATACTTTGATCAAGGCATTTATATGAAGTTCTTATTTTAGACACGCTTAAAGTCTCAATTAACTCATATATTCGTTTTTTGTAATCTTACGAAATTACAGGTTATGTGTTATATATGTTATTGTAAAATTCACTCGTAAATAACGTTCActtttcattcactttttaaGCTTACATTCCACTTCTTCTCTCAGAAGACTCAGACTTCCActcattcaataaaaatggATAAGACTACTCACGCGTCACCGTATCATCATAATCGAGGACGCCATCTTCTTTCTTCTGCAGATCTTCTTTATACATCTCCTCTACGCTTTTATCTTCTTTCTCACTCTCACTCATAAGCCTCTCTGACTCTTTCTCATTCTTTATATATTCATATACATCTTTTAAAACGTCTATCTCGACATTTGTATTTGACTCAGTTTCTGTTTTTTGCGATGGGAACCATTTGTGTATACACTTGACGAATGTGTGAAATACTTGTAAATACGAGTAAAGGTtcttttgataatatttatcacaGCTTTGGACTAGAACCTGAAAATGTTTAAGCAAATATGTAAAGAATGTGTAAATGTCATGGCCTTAgctaaaagtaattttatgacATTTAAAACCAGCAGATTGACAAATATTGTGCTGCCTGGAGACTATTATCGCGTATACATAGTTTATAACCTCAATAGATCGTCCCCATATTCAGaagaaattcataaaaatcggtcaagccTTTTGGGAGGAGTTATGTCTGACAAATACTGTGACAAGGAAAAAGATACCTATAtcatttaaacatatttaatacgtttgctaataatattttcagcgAACCATATTTACTTTCCTTACTAATACATACTAATACatgtttgtttgatttatttcatatcGTAAAGGAGCTATTTTGTATGGTATAATTGTGTGCCTAAGAAGAGATAGAGAACAAGTTAGACAATGAGGAATGTCCTTGTAACCGCAGTGAAGCATTTAATTTCCAAGGCAAAagcaagtaaaataaaaagcatacATACATCTTCCACAATTCCGTACAGATACTCTAATATAGTAGCGTCGCTGTACTCCATCACCACCGACAGGATCTCCAGCGCGGACTGTGTGTTCCACGCCTataaagaataattaaaaaatattataaagtcatattaaatattaaatacaggTAATTTACGATGAGTTACTGACGGCCTCGTTCGCTTTAATCTTTCTTGATCCATTATAGAATTATCCTTTCAAGTATTAAAACAatgattttgtaaaattttgttttttttttttcgagtTAAGTTAATGATTTCAAATGAGCGGAAATTTACAAATTCatgaaaaaaatttactaaAGGTTAGTAATATCATTTATCAGAAAAGTAATGTGCTTGTGAGGAAAATTTTAACCAGATTCAAATTCATATGTTGCCAGATCACGCCATCGTACATTAAAAGTTGACTAATAAACAATAAGTACCACCACCAGGTCAACTGGCATGCAACcatttaagattattttacaaacaataaaacaaagttataaagatttaaaaaaatcatctcaaacattaaatttatttttaaacagaaaaataataaatacataccttCTTAAGCCTGCGCGTGAGTTGGTGCGTGAAGTAATCCGCGTTGCGTGCAATCAGCTCACCCACAGTACTATGTGAACCCGCGCTCTTAATATCATTGATCGCTTTCACACCAGCAAGGTGTAGAACTTCGTATCTACTACCTGTACATTCATGAtgctattaattaattatgcatGAAATTTGAAAGTTGAAGGTAATTTGAAAGCTATTGAAAAGTGTTTTTCAATAGCTTTTGTTTTCATGGTATTTGCGCTGTGCCTTTGACAGTCATAACCATTGGTTATAACTTTCTAAAAAGCGCTGTTTTTTAAGACAGTCACGACCGAACTTCACTTGGTAATAAAGCTATCAAATCATCCAAAAAGCTTGGGCTGATTTTAAGACAGTTATAACCAAGcgacatttatttgtttgtgatACTAAACCTATACAAACACCTGATAACATTTGGGCTGTTTCTAAGACGGTTATAACCAAGcgacatttatttgtttgcgaTACTAAACCTCTACAAACACCTGATAACCTTTGGGCTGTTTCTAAGACGGTTATAACCAAGCCACATTTAtttgttgataataataaacttatataataaCCTGATAACGTTTGCGCTGTTTCTAAGACAGTTATAACCAAGCTAACATTCAATCCTTAATAGGATTGTATGGCTTAAGTCTCTTTCTGCTCATCACCAGCTCAACACCCTCACCAGTACATCATCACTCACCGACCCTCTCGAGCACCAGGCACAGCGTCTTCAGCAGGTACGGCTGGAAGTCCCCCTGGAGTCTCCTGGCCATCATTCCTACACCCTCAGTGAGGAGACAGCACAACGCCATATTGTGTTCCGCTTCACGTAATGTTTTACACGCGTTGGGATTCGACTCTTTGACCCGCGGCGTTTGGTAGCTTATGTCCGTGTAACGGACTTCTGTTGCGCCTTCGAAGAGACCTGGTAGAATGGAAATGAGATAATTGagattgaaagaaaaaaaaacagaaaataagaaaaaagaaGGTTGAAGTTGAAGGTTGAAGGATTGACAATTATTGCAGAATATCTCATATTTGAgatgaagaaaaaaatgaCAGGTTATGATTGACTATTGTTGTGGAATATCTAACAATTGAGATGAAAGAATTGACAGGTTATGATTGACAATTGTTGCGGAATATCTAATAATTGAGATGGAGAAAGATTTGTTAAGTTATGATGGCAATTGTTGCGGAATATTTGAACCAACAACAACGAGAAATTAACGATAATAAGTAAGCTACTGAGTTATTGCTTCTCTTTACTTCTTTATAACTATTATTCGCTCAAagtttatctttaaaatagGATGTCCAAATGACGAGaaaaactgtaaaaatatgttaatgtattatttcgattttttttaatcatttattcCTATCCCACTGGAGAAGaattcaaaaaactaaaagtaattgtattaataaaaatgtttttaaccgGCATTCCACTCACCTGGAACACTATCCTTAACCCAAGCTCTCGGGTTATACACATCAACATCAAGCGTGTCCTCTTCAGTGAGCGGCGTTTCGTTAGTTCCCACTTCTAATGGAAGGGACCATACTTCTTCTTCTATGTATACGTCGATTAGACGCTGTGCTAGGCATGGTGTTGATTTTGGACCTGGGTGTGAatttatgaatgaatgtatatttttaacggGAATAGTTCAGAAATCGAGAAAAGCTTTGGTGTGGCATCTACAAAGaacaagtaaataaaattaatattcttaGACACGTCTTTACTTCTTGGTTAATAAATTCTGTTTTTATGTTGCTCTTAACCCTATGCAAGTTTTTAGTACGGAAAGAAGAAAATTTATTGactgaatttaaataattgagaTGGAGAAAGTTTTGATAGGTTATGATTgtgttttataatgttttgcCTCGACATTTGAGTATCAAAATCTCTTGAAAAATGAAATTCCACCACCAATACACTCACCAACAGCAATCCAGTTCATCAGATATACCAATTCAGCTGTTCTTCTCTCTCGGAACATCTCCAGCAGAGTATCCAATATCAACTGAGCGCAATCCGCTTCCCCGAGCGACACAAGCACGTCACGGAACCGCTTCTCGCAGTCTGGACTGTCGAGGTGTCGGAATTTGCACCAGGGGGAGTTCAGTGGGGGGTCCACTGTTATGTCTGTGAGTTTTATAAGAATTAATGcctttcataaatattaattgccATTTACACacattatcaattattttgtagcggttcaagGATCTTTTGGGACGTTAATTTTTAGGTTAATTtgtcaaattttttatttcttagttATAATTTGCTCTACCTCTAGCGGCGTGGGGGTGCAGCAGCGCGAGGTCGTGTGTACCTCTAGCGGCGTGGGGGTGCAGCAGCGCGAGGTCGTGTGTACCTCTAGCGGCGTGGGGGTGCAGCAGCGCGAGGTCGTGTGTACCTCTAGCGGCGTGGGGGTGCAGCAGCGCGAGGTCGTGTGTACCTCTAGCGGCGTGGGGGTGCAGCAGCGCGAGGTCGTGTGTACCTCTAGCGGCGTGGGGGTGCAGCAGCGCGAGGTCGTGTGTACCTCTAGCGGCGTGGGGGTGCAGCAGCGCGAGGTCGTGTGTACCTCTAGCGGCGTGGGGGTGCAGCAGCGCGAGGTCGTGGCGCagcgcggcggcggcggcgagCGCGAGGGCGAGGCGCGCGAGGCCCGCGTCCGCGGCCAGCAGCGTGCCCAGCCGCTGCGGCCGCCGCGCGTCGCACAGCACCGCCACGTAGCCCTGCAGCAGGGACAGCGTCGACATCTTGCGCGCCGAGTCTGCgaacatattattactttacatcaataaaaaaaatatttttatgaaaatctcAGAATGGccatataattaactagctgctccgcgcggtttcacccccgtggctccactcctgttgcccgtagcgtgattatagcctataaccttcctcgataaatgggctatctaacaccgaaagaatttttcaaatcggaccagtagttcccgagattagtgcgttcaaacaaacaaacaaactcttcagctttataatattagtatagatttattcacTTTTTTTTGCTAGTATTTCCATTGTGACACTCACCGATATTATTGAGCACGCGGGGCAGCGACGCAAGCACCATGTTCAAATTCTTCGCAAGTCCGTCCATAGCACTTAACGCGCGTTCCGGCGACGCACTGCGGAAGTATGCACCGCGCACCGCTAAACAGTACTCCGCTACGCTGGGGTACGGGTCGCTGGATAGCGAGATCAGGATGTCCAAGCACATCGCTATTGAAGGCTGCATCGTGCTGGATAATAAAGTAACTGTGTTCAAAAAGTGTATTGTACATAATGATACCAAAATATATGTCAACagatatacaaaataatatgcatAAGTGAGTAAGTACTTTTTGTTAAATTgatcaaaaattttaaagttagcATTCGTTTTTTACAATCTTGtaatggtccttcgagccggatttcTTGCAAAAACTTAAGGATTAATAGGTAAACTTTGatcaaatataaatgaatatgcttaaacgaaaaaaatatacattcttTCATTAGCCAAGACGAAGATttccataatttaaaattattaactcaCTTATTGCACTCCGAGACGATTCTATAGCACAGTACGGCTAGTTCTTTCCTCACATTGAAGTGTTCATGCGTCACAAGCCGAATCAGACTTCGTATAACAGCTTCAAGTTTCTCACCAGCCATGTTATACCATTCTACGCTCAGTTTTGGAAGGTCACATGATTTGgcttaaacaaaaaatatatttttggaatgtatgcggttattgcaataaataaataaaattaaagacagATACATTTATATGTTGAACTAGCTTTCCCCCTGCAGCCTCGCCCGccttttttaaagaaaaaccagcatagttcccgttcccgtgggatttccgggataaaacctagcctatgatgctcagtgaagatgcagctttctaatggtgaaagaatttttgaaatcggtcaagaagtttatgcgtgaaaaccatacatacatacatacataattacaaacctttcctctttataatattagtatagataaacgCAAAATTGCAAGACATCTTTGATGGTGTGATATTTTGCAGTTTGGAATATAAGTgacca encodes:
- the LOC123695074 gene encoding TELO2-interacting protein 1 homolog isoform X1 → MNNKINKNHMKEDFAKIKPICDMVMINPTTDSILTFSSAVCELKKENLQEMQQYMLFPIITHLQSKEIEGRYEFQRLLVNAMKEVLSRTMIFSYDMCIRIEMNLAKMAFDKNKPGMIAEIPEELKLAVMQCLVALMLNLETSLRLKVIESHSPLLAQAVFVSVHMAKLEKLRALKLTALESLMAHTCTHEKLTDSNYMISDPALEKAVVHMLCCILPGVLATLQDVAMCSNNPGQAVVTMALNATHRIVCMAMNDKHLKGKDSVTVADFLKAIEQKDKEQYVSKAKSCDLPKLSVEWYNMAGEKLEAVIRSLIRLVTHEHFNVRKELAVLCYRIVSECNNTMQPSIAMCLDILISLSSDPYPSVAEYCLAVRGAYFRSASPERALSAMDGLAKNLNMVLASLPRVLNNIDSARKMSTLSLLQGYVAVLCDARRPQRLGTLLAADAGLARLALALAAAAALRHDLALLHPHAARGTHDLALLHPHAARGTHDLALLHPHAARGTHDLALLHPHAARGTHDLALLHPHAARGTHDLALLHPHAARGTHDLALLHPHAARGTHDLALLHPHAARDITVDPPLNSPWCKFRHLDSPDCEKRFRDVLVSLGEADCAQLILDTLLEMFRERRTAELVYLMNWIAVGPKSTPCLAQRLIDVYIEEEVWSLPLEVGTNETPLTEEDTLDVDVYNPRAWVKDSVPGLFEGATEVRYTDISYQTPRVKESNPNACKTLREAEHNMALCCLLTEGVGMMARRLQGDFQPYLLKTLCLVLERVGSRYEVLHLAGVKAINDIKSAGSHSTVGELIARNADYFTHQLTRRLKKAWNTQSALEILSVVMEYSDATILEYLYGIVEDVLVQSCDKYYQKNLYSYLQVFHTFVKCIHKWFPSQKTETESNTNVEIDVLKDVYEYIKNEKESERLMSESEKEDKSVEEMYKEDLQKKEDGVLDYDDTVTQETPPLPRHVEVAKTILKRCINFIPTKKRDDAILAIQVIHVGLPVLKDYEDELLPLVHLTWGPLVTKFEDTDTAVMRSALELLVTLAELSEDFIRQRTVKEVLPRIYSQLSRLSNESHLKDSGSVYRTSPSFKLQLTALEAMTPLATRLKLGYEELGDAMDAVRVYLSRKQPRPLQLLAVQFFKTMLSHDYGCVWLHLRRFCANSAISKPTAHTLCKLAPVVGTPHETSNKDYDKNIKAIFDMK
- the LOC123695074 gene encoding TELO2-interacting protein 1 homolog isoform X2 is translated as MNNKINKNHMKEDFAKIKPICDMVMINPTTDSILTFSSAVCELKKENLQEMQQYMLFPIITHLQSKEIEGRYEFQRLLVNAMKEVLSRTMIFSYDMCIRIEMNLAKMAFDKNKPGMIAEIPEELKLAVMQCLVALMLNLETSLRLKVIESHSPLLAQAVFVSVHMAKLEKLRALKLTALESLMAHTCTHEKLTDSNYMISDPALEKAVVHMLCCILPGVLATLQDVAMCSNNPGQAVVTMALNATHRIVCMAMNDKHLKGKDSVTVADFLKAIEQKDKEQYVSKAKSCDLPKLSVEWYNMAGEKLEAVIRSLIRLVTHEHFNVRKELAVLCYRIVSECNNTMQPSIAMCLDILISLSSDPYPSVAEYCLAVRGAYFRSASPERALSAMDGLAKNLNMVLASLPRVLNNIDSARKMSTLSLLQGYVAVLCDARRPQRLGTLLAADAGLARLALALAAAAALRHDLALLHPHAARDITVDPPLNSPWCKFRHLDSPDCEKRFRDVLVSLGEADCAQLILDTLLEMFRERRTAELVYLMNWIAVGPKSTPCLAQRLIDVYIEEEVWSLPLEVGTNETPLTEEDTLDVDVYNPRAWVKDSVPGLFEGATEVRYTDISYQTPRVKESNPNACKTLREAEHNMALCCLLTEGVGMMARRLQGDFQPYLLKTLCLVLERVGSRYEVLHLAGVKAINDIKSAGSHSTVGELIARNADYFTHQLTRRLKKAWNTQSALEILSVVMEYSDATILEYLYGIVEDVLVQSCDKYYQKNLYSYLQVFHTFVKCIHKWFPSQKTETESNTNVEIDVLKDVYEYIKNEKESERLMSESEKEDKSVEEMYKEDLQKKEDGVLDYDDTVTQETPPLPRHVEVAKTILKRCINFIPTKKRDDAILAIQVIHVGLPVLKDYEDELLPLVHLTWGPLVTKFEDTDTAVMRSALELLVTLAELSEDFIRQRTVKEVLPRIYSQLSRLSNESHLKDSGSVYRTSPSFKLQLTALEAMTPLATRLKLGYEELGDAMDAVRVYLSRKQPRPLQLLAVQFFKTMLSHDYGCVWLHLRRFCANSAISKPTAHTLCKLAPVVGTPHETSNKDYDKNIKAIFDMK